One region of Oxalobacteraceae sp. CFBP 8761 genomic DNA includes:
- a CDS encoding response regulator yields MTTPAPLHDADGVHDALMEQNAILCSANQHLLLATFDAEDLRAQAEAANRRQNEFLAMLAHELRNPLAPISMASAMLGRMPAPSTELMHIKAIIDRQVGQLSRLLDDLLDAARISSGKIELHKQALLVAEQLANAVDTVQARVNERRQQLIIEVPDRAIQVFGDGVRLAQVFSNLLVNASKFTPIGGSICLRACVIGSDVVVTVGDDGDGIAADVLPTVFTLFAQGPRTLARSQGGLGIGLNIVRNVVEMHGGSVSAASPGLGQGTVFTVRLPLLEVTDAPLVVVPVTPPPALRHHILLVEDNRDASAMLEMVLCSENHTVIKAFDGIAGLTLACTGAFDVILCDIGLPGMTGYDLVRSLRATLAQAAPFCVAISGYGQLEDRSRALASGFDEHLVKPINIDNLLELVAAVPLKTAHAPQPSV; encoded by the coding sequence CAGCGCCAACCAGCATCTACTGCTGGCAACGTTCGATGCTGAAGACTTGCGCGCGCAAGCGGAAGCCGCAAACCGGCGCCAGAACGAATTTCTTGCAATGCTGGCCCATGAGTTGCGCAATCCACTCGCGCCGATCAGCATGGCCAGCGCGATGCTGGGCAGGATGCCCGCCCCATCGACCGAGCTGATGCACATCAAAGCCATCATTGACCGCCAGGTAGGACAACTCTCCCGCTTACTGGACGACTTGCTCGACGCAGCGCGCATCAGCAGCGGCAAGATCGAATTGCACAAGCAGGCGCTGCTGGTTGCCGAGCAGCTAGCCAATGCGGTGGACACCGTGCAGGCGCGTGTCAATGAGCGCAGGCAGCAGTTGATCATCGAGGTACCCGATCGCGCTATTCAGGTGTTCGGCGATGGTGTCAGGCTGGCGCAAGTGTTCTCGAACTTGCTGGTCAACGCGTCGAAATTCACGCCGATTGGCGGCAGCATTTGTCTTCGGGCTTGCGTGATCGGTAGTGACGTGGTCGTGACGGTCGGTGATGACGGCGACGGCATCGCTGCCGACGTCTTGCCCACTGTCTTCACGCTGTTCGCACAGGGCCCCAGGACACTGGCCCGCTCCCAGGGTGGCCTGGGGATCGGCTTGAATATCGTCCGCAATGTCGTCGAGATGCATGGCGGCAGCGTCAGCGCAGCCAGTCCCGGATTAGGCCAAGGCACGGTCTTCACGGTCAGGCTGCCGCTGCTCGAGGTGACCGATGCGCCCCTTGTCGTGGTGCCTGTCACCCCGCCGCCCGCATTGCGCCACCACATTCTGCTGGTCGAAGACAACCGGGATGCCAGCGCGATGCTGGAGATGGTGTTGTGTTCGGAGAACCACACCGTGATCAAGGCGTTCGATGGCATTGCCGGACTCACACTGGCATGCACCGGCGCATTCGATGTGATCCTGTGCGATATCGGCCTGCCAGGAATGACTGGCTACGATCTGGTCCGGAGCTTGCGCGCTACTCTGGCCCAAGCTGCGCCTTTCTGCGTCGCCATATCGGGTTACGGCCAGCTCGAAGACCGGTCGCGCGCGCTGGCGTCCGGATTCGACGAGCATCTGGTGAAGCCGATTAATATTGATAACCTGTTAGAGTTAGTCGCTGCCGTGCCTCTCAAGACAGCGCATGCACCGCAGCCCTCCGTGTGA